A single Proteiniborus sp. DW1 DNA region contains:
- the pyrF gene encoding orotidine-5'-phosphate decarboxylase, producing MIIDRLYESVAEKGVVCVGLDTSIDYIPEEVIKRFSSISDAIFEFNKRIVDATHDIVACYKIQIAYYEAFGIEGLIAYKKTIKYIKERNSLVIADVKRGDISKTAEMYAKAHFEGDFESDFITLNPYMGMDSIKPYLSYVRDKEKGLFILIRTSNEGAYDIQYIKDYNKNTVYKIVGDKIKDLGKEYMGKCGYSSIGGVVGCTHSDEAKDIRGNLDNMFFLIPGYGAQGGRVEDVVRYLKHGNGGIVNSSRNILLAYKKHDNENAFDVYARQEALSMREAINDAVKAYKD from the coding sequence ATGATAATAGATAGATTGTATGAGTCAGTAGCAGAAAAAGGTGTAGTTTGCGTGGGGTTAGATACTTCTATTGATTATATTCCTGAAGAGGTTATTAAGAGATTTTCTTCAATATCAGATGCAATATTTGAGTTTAACAAAAGAATAGTAGATGCAACTCACGATATTGTTGCATGTTATAAAATTCAAATTGCATACTATGAAGCTTTTGGAATTGAAGGTTTAATAGCATATAAAAAGACAATTAAATATATTAAGGAAAGAAACTCTTTAGTAATAGCAGACGTAAAAAGGGGAGATATTTCAAAAACAGCTGAAATGTATGCCAAGGCGCATTTTGAAGGAGATTTTGAAAGTGACTTTATAACCTTAAATCCTTATATGGGCATGGATAGCATAAAGCCATATCTAAGCTATGTAAGAGATAAGGAAAAAGGATTATTCATCTTGATTAGAACTTCAAATGAAGGTGCTTATGATATTCAATATATAAAAGATTACAACAAGAATACAGTCTATAAAATAGTAGGAGATAAAATTAAAGATTTAGGCAAGGAGTATATGGGAAAATGTGGATATAGCTCAATAGGAGGAGTTGTAGGATGTACTCATTCTGATGAAGCTAAGGATATTAGAGGGAACTTAGACAATATGTTCTTCCTTATTCCTGGATATGGAGCTCAGGGAGGTAGGGTAGAAGATGTAGTTAGATATTTAAAGCATGGAAATGGCGGAATAGTAAACTCATCTAGGAATATTCTGCTTGCTTATAAAAAACATGACAATGAAAATGCCTTTGATGTCTATGCTAGACAAGAGGCATTATCCATGAGGGAGGCCATAAATGATGCAGTCAAGGCATATAAAGACTAA
- a CDS encoding dihydroorotate dehydrogenase electron transfer subunit, protein MQSRHIKTKIIDNKEIVKGIFKMTLAGDLQGKPGQFYMLRAWDMEPFLSRPISIHNLDKEKIEFLYEVRGKGTELFSQLKRADYINLTGPLGNGFNIDNIQGKVAIVTGGIGIAPMYYTAKQLRNCKVDFYAGFREQVYLIDEIKSIVNEIYISTDTGKFGHKGYITDIFDSRKYDIILSCGPSIMMEKVIKSSLANNKRIYISQENHMACGIGACLGCTCKTNKGMKTVCKDGPIFNGEDVILHA, encoded by the coding sequence ATGCAGTCAAGGCATATAAAGACTAAAATCATTGATAACAAAGAAATAGTAAAGGGAATCTTTAAAATGACTTTAGCAGGTGATCTTCAAGGGAAACCAGGACAATTCTATATGTTAAGGGCATGGGATATGGAACCATTCTTATCTAGACCTATTAGCATCCACAATCTAGATAAAGAGAAAATAGAATTTCTTTATGAAGTTAGAGGAAAAGGTACTGAACTATTTAGTCAACTAAAAAGAGCTGACTATATTAACCTTACAGGTCCTTTAGGTAATGGATTCAATATAGATAATATCCAAGGTAAAGTAGCTATTGTAACAGGTGGAATTGGGATTGCACCAATGTATTATACGGCAAAACAATTAAGAAACTGTAAAGTTGATTTCTATGCAGGCTTTAGAGAACAAGTATATTTAATAGATGAAATAAAGAGTATTGTCAATGAAATTTATATTTCAACTGATACTGGTAAGTTTGGACATAAAGGTTATATAACAGATATTTTTGACTCTAGAAAATATGATATTATACTAAGCTGTGGACCAAGCATAATGATGGAAAAGGTAATAAAGTCCAGCCTAGCTAATAATAAAAGGATTTACATTTCCCAGGAAAACCATATGGCATGTGGTATTGGTGCTTGTCTAGGATGTACCTGTAAGACTAATAAGGGTATGAAGACAGTATGTAAGGATGGTCCAATATTCAATGGTGAGGATGTGATACTTCATGCTTAA
- a CDS encoding dihydroorotate dehydrogenase, with the protein MLKVDICGVEFKNPVIAASGTFGFGREYSNYFDVSKLGGICTKGLTLYEKQGNEGIRIYETTGGLINSIGLQNPGMDNFIANELPFMNELDTVVIANLGGGSIEEYVKGIEKLNKTSVDFVELNISCPNVKAGGMAFGIKSNIAYEIVKEIKRVSEKPVIIKLSPNAEDIVDMAIKCCDAGADALSLVNTFKAMAIDIYKKKPVFNNIFAGLSGPAIKPIALRLVYEVSEAVNIPVIGIGGITNWKDAIEFIMAGADAIQVGSANFIKPDISLDIVQGIKDFLTKEGIKSVNEIKGIARRG; encoded by the coding sequence ATGCTTAAGGTAGATATATGTGGTGTCGAATTTAAAAATCCTGTAATAGCAGCATCTGGAACATTTGGATTTGGGAGAGAATATTCGAATTACTTTGATGTTTCTAAACTAGGAGGCATATGTACTAAAGGTTTAACCTTGTATGAGAAGCAGGGTAACGAAGGAATTAGGATTTATGAGACAACTGGAGGATTAATAAACAGTATAGGACTCCAAAATCCAGGCATGGATAATTTTATAGCAAATGAACTACCATTTATGAATGAACTTGATACAGTAGTCATTGCAAATCTAGGAGGAGGAAGTATAGAGGAGTATGTAAAGGGAATAGAGAAACTAAACAAAACTAGTGTGGATTTTGTAGAACTTAATATATCATGCCCTAATGTTAAAGCTGGGGGCATGGCATTTGGAATTAAGTCTAATATAGCCTATGAAATAGTTAAAGAGATAAAAAGAGTGTCAGAAAAACCAGTTATTATAAAATTATCACCTAACGCAGAAGATATAGTTGATATGGCAATTAAATGCTGTGATGCTGGAGCAGATGCATTGTCCCTTGTAAATACTTTTAAGGCAATGGCTATAGATATATATAAGAAAAAACCAGTGTTTAATAATATCTTTGCAGGATTATCAGGTCCAGCTATTAAACCAATAGCTTTGAGATTGGTTTATGAAGTATCAGAGGCAGTAAATATTCCTGTAATTGGAATAGGTGGAATCACGAACTGGAAAGATGCAATCGAGTTTATAATGGCTGGAGCAGATGCTATTCAAGTTGGTAGTGCTAACTTTATAAAGCCAGATATATCCTTAGATATAGTTCAAGGGATAAAAGATTTTTTAACCAAAGAAGGGATTAAATCTGTTAATGAAATCAAAGGAATAGCAAGGAGGGGATAA
- the pyrE gene encoding orotate phosphoribosyltransferase, with product MVLDILKRTEALLEGHFLLSSGKHSDRYIQCAKVLQYPEEAGKVLKVVVDQIKDFDVDIVLGPAMGGVLVAYEIGRQLGKKAIFTERDKTSDIMVLRRGFEIKKGDKVLIAEDVVTTGKSALEAIEVVKKFGGEILGIACIADRSKEKLQYPVYSAIKLDIESYDKDHCPLCNKGIPYIKPGSREKI from the coding sequence ATGGTATTAGATATTTTGAAAAGAACAGAGGCTTTATTAGAAGGTCATTTTTTATTATCATCAGGAAAGCATAGTGACAGATATATTCAATGCGCTAAGGTTCTTCAATACCCAGAAGAAGCTGGTAAGGTTTTAAAAGTAGTAGTTGACCAGATAAAAGACTTTGATGTAGATATTGTACTTGGGCCTGCAATGGGAGGAGTGCTAGTAGCTTACGAAATTGGAAGGCAGTTAGGTAAAAAAGCCATATTTACAGAGCGAGATAAGACATCTGATATAATGGTTTTGAGAAGAGGTTTTGAGATAAAAAAAGGTGATAAGGTATTAATTGCTGAAGATGTAGTGACTACAGGGAAGTCTGCTTTAGAAGCTATAGAAGTAGTTAAAAAATTTGGTGGAGAGATATTAGGAATTGCATGCATAGCAGATAGGAGCAAAGAAAAACTGCAATATCCAGTATATAGTGCAATTAAACTAGATATAGAAAGCTATGATAAAGACCATTGTCCACTTTGTAATAAAGGTATTCCATATATTAAACCAGGAAGTAGAGAAAAAATATAG